A genomic region of Streptosporangium lutulentum contains the following coding sequences:
- a CDS encoding YihY/virulence factor BrkB family protein, which produces MNGEELSADHAWDTLRKYGRWHLVRDSFTRFRYGDGLTNARALAFQICLSIIPGAIALVGLSAMVNQRQLGKVLELTLSRLAPGAGVEAVRDVLADSHRQAGHTGGAVALWLGLITALVSLTSAMAQVERGANRIYGVERDRPFHRKYGRALLMALSAGAFMTVGFTVMVGGGAIGRALAQVYEWGDGAMEAYNLVRWPLGFLLALLSASVLFRAAPRRRQPGHTWLAFGALVSIALWTVFTLLLAFYIESSGTFGATYGPLTAVMALLLWSFLSSIALFLGLAFAAQLEACRGGSAGPVTPDPGPTAEEEREPLVGAAGTAVITAVRKLPVAAAGTAIVSAARRLPDLLRRRPGPGS; this is translated from the coding sequence ATGAACGGTGAGGAGCTTTCCGCCGACCACGCGTGGGACACCCTGCGCAAGTACGGCCGCTGGCATCTCGTCCGTGACTCCTTCACACGATTCAGGTACGGCGACGGCCTGACCAACGCACGGGCACTGGCCTTCCAGATCTGCCTCTCGATCATTCCCGGCGCCATCGCGCTGGTCGGGCTGAGCGCGATGGTCAACCAGCGGCAGCTCGGCAAGGTGCTGGAGCTGACCCTGAGCCGGCTCGCGCCGGGGGCGGGGGTCGAGGCGGTCAGGGACGTGCTCGCCGACAGCCACCGGCAGGCGGGCCACACCGGGGGCGCTGTCGCCCTGTGGCTCGGCCTGATCACCGCGCTGGTCTCGCTGACCAGCGCCATGGCCCAGGTGGAACGCGGGGCGAACCGCATCTACGGCGTCGAACGCGATCGCCCGTTCCACCGCAAGTACGGCAGGGCCCTGCTGATGGCACTGTCCGCGGGCGCCTTCATGACCGTCGGCTTCACCGTGATGGTCGGTGGCGGGGCGATCGGGCGAGCCCTCGCCCAGGTCTACGAGTGGGGTGACGGCGCGATGGAGGCCTACAACCTGGTGCGCTGGCCGCTCGGGTTCCTCCTCGCGCTGCTGTCCGCCTCGGTGCTGTTCCGCGCCGCCCCCCGGCGAAGACAGCCGGGCCACACCTGGCTGGCGTTCGGGGCCCTGGTCTCCATCGCCCTGTGGACGGTCTTCACCCTGCTGCTGGCCTTCTACATCGAGAGCAGCGGCACCTTCGGCGCCACCTACGGCCCGCTCACCGCCGTCATGGCGCTGCTGCTGTGGTCGTTCCTGAGCTCGATCGCGCTCTTCCTCGGCCTGGCCTTCGCGGCGCAACTGGAGGCGTGCCGCGGCGGGAGCGCGGGGCCCGTCACGCCGGACCCCGGCCCCACCGCCGAGGAGGAACGGGAGCCGCTGGTGGGGGCCGCGGGCACGGCGGTCATCACGGCCGTACGAAAGCTGCCGGTGGCGGCCGCGGGCACGGCGATCGTCTCGGCCGCACGGAGACTGCCGGACCTCCTGCGCCGCCGGCCGGGCCCGGGGAGCTAG
- a CDS encoding ABC transporter permease, protein MEVLWLTWRQHRTQVLVTTALLAVLGVTLLVNGLSAAGFAAQNPPPATDCMSDVSACVTYTRGMMGLMWSVGDILALLPLLAPAMIGAFWGAPLLAGEFERGTHQLTWTQSVTRRRWLIAKIGGLGAAVTLGGLALGATVNAWLTVFDAPAFPVNYLGQSWFRLVGVLPAVWWLSAFVLGVALGALFRRTLPAMGVTLAVCAVVFFGLRVAPPFYATPERAVQTTVAGNSVPDDSMIVDDFWTDGSGTRLTSQNVELALAVPCGTDPGTTEYATCSFRQGYRQTVEFHPESRFWRFQWTEAGILLIPTLALGGIVVRRTLRPRI, encoded by the coding sequence ATGGAAGTGTTGTGGCTTACCTGGCGGCAGCATCGCACGCAGGTGCTCGTCACCACGGCGCTGCTGGCCGTTCTCGGCGTGACCCTGCTCGTCAACGGCCTGAGCGCGGCCGGGTTCGCCGCCCAGAACCCTCCGCCGGCGACTGACTGCATGTCGGACGTGTCCGCCTGCGTCACCTATACCAGGGGGATGATGGGGCTGATGTGGTCGGTGGGTGACATCCTCGCGCTGCTTCCGCTGCTGGCCCCGGCGATGATCGGCGCTTTCTGGGGCGCCCCGCTCCTGGCCGGGGAGTTCGAGCGCGGCACGCACCAGCTGACCTGGACCCAGTCGGTGACGCGACGCCGCTGGCTGATCGCCAAGATCGGCGGGCTCGGCGCCGCCGTCACGCTCGGCGGGCTGGCACTGGGCGCCACCGTGAACGCGTGGCTGACCGTCTTCGACGCTCCCGCCTTCCCCGTCAACTACCTCGGCCAGAGCTGGTTCCGCCTGGTCGGCGTCCTTCCGGCGGTGTGGTGGCTGTCGGCGTTCGTGCTCGGCGTGGCCTTGGGCGCGCTGTTCCGGCGGACCCTGCCGGCGATGGGGGTGACCCTGGCGGTGTGCGCGGTGGTGTTCTTCGGACTCCGCGTGGCCCCGCCCTTCTACGCGACTCCGGAGCGGGCCGTGCAGACCACCGTCGCGGGTAACTCCGTACCGGATGACTCCATGATTGTGGACGACTTCTGGACGGACGGAAGCGGCACGAGGCTCACCTCCCAGAATGTGGAGCTCGCGCTCGCCGTCCCCTGCGGGACGGACCCGGGAACCACGGAGTACGCCACGTGTTCGTTCCGTCAGGGTTATCGGCAGACGGTGGAATTCCACCCCGAGAGCAGGTTCTGGCGGTTCCAGTGGACCGAAGCGGGGATCCTGCTCATCCCCACCCTCGCTCTGGGTGGCATCGTCGTCCGGCGCACCCTTCGGCCCCGCATCTGA
- a CDS encoding carbohydrate ABC transporter permease, with amino-acid sequence MTGRSARAKAPGRRPGARFRGLILHAIVIVLGAFIVVPIVYGVLGGFKDNAQLTANPFGLPSPWVFSNYTDLFVSSSFWRPLGNSVLIGVSTTLLVVSVSALAAFVFARFAFRGRELIFTLFSVGLMFPFAVAILPLFILLRTFGLLDNPLGVILPQAAFGLPVTIIVLRTFFRSIPREVEEAATLDGCTAYGFFWRILLPMARPALATVSVLAIVASWNNFMLPLVVFNDPDLWTIPVGVQQFQGQYSDDTARVLAYVVLAMLPALGFYSIAERHLIGGLAAGATKG; translated from the coding sequence ATGACCGGGCGGAGCGCCCGGGCGAAGGCGCCCGGCCGGCGGCCGGGCGCGCGGTTCCGGGGTCTCATCCTGCACGCGATCGTCATCGTGCTCGGGGCGTTCATCGTCGTGCCGATCGTCTACGGCGTGCTCGGCGGCTTCAAGGACAACGCCCAGCTGACGGCCAATCCCTTCGGGCTGCCCTCGCCGTGGGTCTTCTCGAACTACACCGACCTCTTCGTCTCCTCCTCCTTCTGGCGCCCGCTCGGCAACAGCGTGCTCATCGGGGTGAGCACGACGCTCCTCGTCGTCAGCGTCTCGGCACTGGCGGCGTTCGTCTTCGCCCGCTTCGCCTTCAGGGGAAGGGAACTGATCTTCACGCTCTTCTCCGTCGGGCTGATGTTCCCCTTCGCGGTGGCGATCCTTCCCCTGTTCATCCTGCTGCGGACCTTCGGCCTGCTGGACAACCCCCTCGGGGTGATCCTGCCCCAGGCCGCCTTCGGCCTGCCGGTGACGATCATCGTCCTGCGCACCTTCTTCAGGAGCATCCCGAGGGAGGTCGAGGAGGCGGCGACACTCGACGGATGCACCGCCTACGGGTTCTTCTGGCGGATCCTCCTGCCGATGGCCCGGCCGGCGCTCGCCACGGTGTCCGTGCTCGCGATCGTGGCCAGCTGGAACAACTTCATGCTGCCGCTGGTCGTCTTCAACGACCCGGACCTGTGGACCATCCCGGTCGGGGTCCAGCAGTTCCAGGGGCAGTACTCCGATGACACGGCGCGGGTCCTGGCCTACGTCGTCCTCGCGATGCTGCCCGCCCTCGGGTTCTACTCCATCGCCGAACGCCATCTCATCGGCGGACTCGCGGCCGGGGCGACGAAGGGCTGA
- a CDS encoding cellulose binding domain-containing protein, translated as MRRTTHGSNSVLTVLVAMAATLGFLLAGTAVPAQAAAIRIMALGDSITGSPGCWRAILWNRLANTGHTDIDFVGTLPPQGCGLAYDGENEGHGGALVTGVADQNQLPGWLSATRPDIVMMHFGTNDVWSNRPTATILSAYGKLVDQMRASNPDMKILVAQIIPMDPPTCAECGQRTSALNAAIPGWAAARTTARSPVVVVDQWTGFSTAADTYDGVHPDASGDQKISDRWFPALTALLDGGPTVPPTQPPTPPVTPTPTPTVPPPAGGCTAVYRTANQWSGGFQGEVVVKNAGTVPITGWATSWTFPGGQISQAWNATLTQSGSAVTARNAAWNGSLAPGATATFGFISSGTGSPAPQMSCTTG; from the coding sequence ATGCGGCGGACGACGCACGGGAGCAACTCGGTTCTGACGGTTCTGGTGGCGATGGCCGCGACCCTCGGATTCCTTCTGGCGGGTACGGCGGTGCCGGCGCAGGCCGCGGCCATCCGGATCATGGCACTCGGCGACTCGATCACCGGTTCGCCCGGGTGCTGGCGGGCCATCCTGTGGAACCGGCTCGCGAACACCGGCCACACCGACATCGACTTCGTGGGGACGCTCCCGCCCCAGGGCTGCGGCCTCGCCTACGACGGGGAGAACGAGGGTCACGGCGGGGCGCTGGTCACCGGCGTCGCCGACCAGAACCAGCTTCCCGGCTGGCTCTCGGCGACCCGGCCCGACATCGTGATGATGCATTTCGGCACCAACGACGTCTGGAGCAACCGCCCGACCGCGACCATCCTGTCCGCCTACGGCAAGCTGGTGGACCAGATGCGGGCGAGCAATCCCGACATGAAGATCCTGGTCGCCCAGATAATCCCCATGGATCCCCCCACCTGCGCCGAGTGCGGGCAGCGGACGTCCGCGCTCAACGCCGCGATCCCCGGCTGGGCGGCGGCCAGGACCACCGCGCGATCACCCGTCGTCGTGGTCGACCAGTGGACGGGCTTCAGCACCGCGGCCGACACCTACGACGGGGTGCACCCCGACGCGTCGGGCGACCAGAAGATCTCCGACCGGTGGTTCCCCGCCCTGACCGCCCTGCTCGACGGCGGCCCGACCGTCCCGCCGACCCAGCCCCCGACGCCGCCCGTCACCCCCACCCCGACTCCCACCGTCCCGCCCCCGGCGGGTGGCTGCACGGCCGTCTACAGGACCGCCAACCAGTGGTCGGGCGGTTTCCAGGGCGAGGTGGTCGTCAAGAACGCGGGTACCGTCCCGATCACCGGCTGGGCGACGAGCTGGACCTTCCCCGGCGGGCAGATCAGCCAGGCGTGGAACGCCACGCTCACCCAGAGCGGATCGGCCGTGACCGCGCGGAACGCCGCGTGGAACGGCTCCCTGGCCCCCGGGGCGACCGCGACCTTCGGCTTCATCTCCTCCGGGACCGGCTCCCCCGCACCGCAGATGTCCTGCACGACCGGCTAG
- a CDS encoding tetratricopeptide repeat protein: MSAQERRLAAIAAASADAFRHGDYHQVRAEDVAERVRLPRGGERERGRSAVWLYNEVRSRRVLVALAVKHAFDEFTASDTVLAGEAAGGRDAGPPRSLLDAQRPVTAALRRVARFHQVERFMLDQVRLGIGDISTSEKRLSASQSQPSWEVTEVYGATAAGGWDGRVTAYAQYLAPRLERAALAVCVPPAGWAGASAERLSELAFRSMTDDPEGPVDHQASALSAHWFARDLVPLAGEWTERLLTAERGAELAGRAGDRARAHALEVVFQVLLDGPLLARAAEVGGELTDLLADDPSERRALGDVTGRRGLALLRLGDLPAARACFEHSLRVADEFPAPDGASSHHSRAEHNLAEALVEDGRPGEGFRALKDMYGRQARGVSATEISPAWRRLTLTHQAMARAASRAGRTVTGVTLAEAVLADREERLGQDNVNTASAGVTLAEALLTAGHPAQARHHLTEALRLRARQLTPEGYWPQYDIVRLAEIELTAGSPAQAVRLLTDVVVTTEWFARQVSPKLHAEAALVRCLALTASGEPAQALAGLRSLPPDRATRRAQAAAQLALGDATAAARTLTALAETERDLDDDFPGQAERLLLTARTAHALGRDGEAEAASAALISMGGESVDACHPLVLAGRLNLALLRVGAGRVDEVSSLLAPLLDRRPLAHGRASLSDGHPLLAEARSVAIRVGEAPPSTPEDRLWEDG; this comes from the coding sequence GTGTCGGCGCAGGAACGCAGGCTCGCCGCCATCGCGGCGGCTTCGGCCGACGCCTTCCGGCACGGCGACTACCACCAGGTGCGAGCCGAGGACGTCGCGGAGCGCGTACGGCTGCCCCGGGGCGGAGAGCGTGAGCGGGGACGCAGCGCCGTCTGGCTGTACAACGAGGTCAGGAGCCGCCGCGTGCTCGTGGCCCTGGCGGTCAAGCACGCGTTCGACGAGTTCACCGCCAGCGACACCGTCCTCGCCGGCGAGGCCGCCGGCGGCCGGGACGCCGGGCCGCCGCGCTCCCTGCTCGACGCCCAGAGACCGGTCACCGCGGCGCTGCGCAGGGTGGCCCGTTTCCACCAGGTGGAGCGCTTCATGCTCGACCAGGTGCGCCTGGGGATCGGGGACATCTCGACGTCGGAGAAACGCCTGTCCGCGAGCCAGAGCCAGCCGTCGTGGGAGGTGACGGAGGTCTACGGCGCCACGGCCGCCGGCGGGTGGGACGGCCGCGTCACCGCGTACGCGCAGTATCTCGCCCCCCGGCTGGAACGTGCCGCGCTCGCCGTCTGCGTCCCGCCCGCCGGCTGGGCCGGGGCGAGCGCCGAGCGCCTGTCGGAGCTGGCCTTCCGCTCGATGACCGACGATCCCGAGGGCCCGGTCGACCATCAGGCGTCCGCGCTCTCCGCGCACTGGTTCGCCCGTGACCTCGTCCCGCTCGCCGGCGAGTGGACCGAGCGGTTGCTTACGGCCGAGCGGGGCGCCGAGCTCGCCGGACGCGCCGGCGACCGTGCCCGGGCGCACGCCCTCGAGGTGGTCTTCCAGGTCCTGCTGGACGGCCCCCTGCTCGCGCGGGCGGCGGAGGTCGGCGGGGAGCTGACGGACCTGCTGGCCGACGACCCCTCCGAACGGCGGGCCCTGGGCGACGTGACCGGCAGGCGGGGGCTCGCCCTGCTGCGCCTGGGCGACCTACCTGCCGCGAGAGCCTGCTTCGAGCACTCCCTGCGGGTCGCGGACGAGTTCCCCGCGCCCGACGGCGCGAGTTCCCACCACTCGCGAGCCGAGCACAACCTGGCCGAGGCGCTGGTGGAGGACGGCCGGCCGGGCGAGGGGTTTCGCGCGCTCAAGGACATGTACGGCAGGCAGGCCCGGGGCGTCTCGGCGACGGAGATCTCCCCGGCCTGGCGGCGCCTCACCCTCACCCATCAGGCGATGGCCAGGGCCGCCTCCAGGGCAGGGCGGACGGTCACCGGCGTGACCCTCGCCGAGGCGGTGCTGGCCGATCGGGAAGAACGCCTCGGCCAGGACAACGTCAACACGGCCTCGGCCGGGGTGACGCTCGCCGAGGCACTGCTCACCGCGGGCCACCCCGCACAGGCACGGCACCACCTGACCGAGGCGCTCCGGCTGCGCGCGCGGCAGCTGACGCCCGAGGGGTACTGGCCCCAGTACGACATCGTGCGCCTGGCGGAGATCGAGCTGACGGCGGGGTCTCCCGCGCAGGCCGTACGGCTGCTCACCGATGTCGTCGTCACCACCGAGTGGTTCGCACGGCAGGTCTCCCCGAAACTCCACGCCGAGGCCGCGCTGGTCCGCTGCCTGGCGCTCACCGCGTCGGGAGAACCGGCCCAGGCACTCGCCGGTCTTCGGTCGCTGCCCCCCGACCGGGCGACGCGGCGCGCTCAGGCCGCCGCCCAGCTGGCCCTCGGCGACGCGACGGCCGCGGCGCGGACGCTCACGGCCCTCGCCGAGACCGAACGCGACCTGGACGACGACTTCCCCGGCCAGGCGGAGAGGCTGCTCCTGACCGCCAGAACCGCACACGCGCTGGGGCGCGACGGCGAGGCGGAGGCGGCGAGCGCCGCGCTCATCTCGATGGGCGGGGAGTCCGTGGACGCCTGCCATCCCCTCGTCCTCGCGGGACGGCTGAACCTCGCGCTCCTGCGGGTGGGCGCGGGCCGGGTGGACGAGGTCTCCTCGCTGCTCGCGCCGCTGCTCGACCGGCGTCCCCTGGCCCACGGCCGCGCGTCGCTGAGCGACGGCCATCCTCTCCTGGCCGAGGCGAGATCCGTGGCGATCCGGGTGGGAGAGGCGCCGCCGAGCACGCCGGAAGACCGCCTCTGGGAGGACGGCTGA
- a CDS encoding ferritin-like domain-containing protein, translating into MAEFLTDIKEIRARAREEIDRGPITSAYGGDLPRVIQVCNEALATELVCVLRYKRHYYTASGIHAGAVAAEFLEHAAEEQEHADRIAQRIVQLGGEPDFNPDTLTARSHAQYDDNLDLIEMVKEDLIAERIAIASYTEIVKWLGDDDVTTRRIFEDLLAQEEEHADDLKSLLERLPGALKS; encoded by the coding sequence ATGGCTGAATTCCTGACAGATATCAAGGAGATCCGAGCACGAGCCCGTGAGGAGATCGACAGGGGGCCGATCACGTCCGCCTATGGCGGTGACCTTCCTCGGGTGATCCAGGTGTGCAACGAGGCGCTGGCCACCGAGCTGGTCTGCGTGCTCCGATACAAGCGCCACTACTACACCGCCTCCGGGATCCACGCCGGGGCGGTGGCCGCGGAGTTCCTGGAGCACGCGGCCGAGGAGCAGGAGCACGCCGACCGGATCGCCCAGCGCATCGTGCAGCTCGGCGGCGAGCCCGATTTCAATCCGGACACCCTGACCGCCCGCTCGCACGCGCAATATGACGACAACCTCGACCTGATCGAGATGGTCAAGGAGGATCTGATCGCGGAAAGGATCGCGATCGCCTCCTACACCGAGATCGTCAAGTGGCTCGGTGACGACGACGTGACGACCAGGCGCATCTTCGAAGACCTGCTCGCCCAGGAGGAGGAGCACGCCGACGACCTCAAGTCCCTGCTGGAGAGGCTCCCCGGCGCTCTCAAGAGCTGA
- a CDS encoding FAD-dependent monooxygenase — MVDELSAALAKLVTMKNTTVLISGASIAGPALAYWLNRYGCTVTIVEKAPALRAGGQAVDFKGATHLTVLERMGILEEVRRHRTGGTDQTIVDANGRKLAVMPGEFSGGDLEILRGDLAALLYDKTSESCEHVFGDSVTSLTETAGGVHVTFERGVPRTFDLVVGADGIHSNVRRLAFGPESEYVRFLGYHYALAHLDLDVGPDAVMYNEPGRLAAVGGPKAPAFFVFASERPDYDRDDVDRRKRILIDAYRNAGWRIPELMDRVPGAREFHLDSISRVEIDHYASGRVALIGDAAYGNTLAGFGSGLAIVGAYVLAGELAAAGGDHRVAFRKYEEAFHGYAKVARQGGAGRFLAPATRRGIRMRNRLFKNRFLFQAMMRLTDRFATDIELKDYTATSFAGSSASADAGNRGGESEARVTTGLLDERTATPPQPKTDSVIDGD, encoded by the coding sequence GTGGTCGATGAGCTGTCAGCGGCCCTCGCGAAGCTCGTGACCATGAAGAACACCACCGTCCTCATCTCCGGTGCGAGCATCGCCGGCCCCGCACTCGCCTACTGGCTGAACCGCTACGGCTGCACCGTCACCATCGTCGAGAAGGCGCCCGCGCTGCGCGCCGGTGGCCAGGCCGTCGACTTCAAGGGCGCGACCCACCTCACCGTGCTGGAACGCATGGGGATCCTGGAGGAGGTACGGCGGCACCGGACCGGCGGGACCGACCAGACCATCGTCGACGCGAACGGCAGGAAACTGGCGGTCATGCCCGGCGAGTTCTCCGGTGGAGACCTGGAGATCCTCCGCGGTGACCTCGCCGCCCTGCTGTACGACAAGACCTCGGAGAGCTGCGAGCACGTCTTCGGTGACTCCGTCACCTCGCTGACCGAGACGGCCGGCGGCGTGCACGTCACCTTCGAGCGCGGCGTACCGCGCACCTTCGACCTCGTGGTGGGCGCGGACGGCATCCATTCCAACGTGCGGCGCCTGGCCTTCGGCCCCGAATCGGAGTACGTGCGCTTTCTCGGCTACCACTACGCCCTGGCCCACCTGGACCTCGACGTCGGTCCCGACGCCGTGATGTACAACGAGCCGGGCAGGCTGGCGGCGGTCGGCGGCCCCAAGGCGCCCGCGTTCTTCGTTTTCGCCTCCGAGCGGCCGGACTACGACCGCGACGACGTCGACCGGCGGAAACGGATCCTGATCGACGCCTACCGGAACGCGGGCTGGCGGATCCCCGAGCTCATGGACAGGGTGCCCGGCGCGCGCGAGTTCCATCTCGACTCGATCAGCCGGGTCGAGATCGACCACTACGCCAGTGGCCGGGTGGCGCTGATCGGCGACGCCGCCTACGGCAACACCCTGGCCGGCTTCGGCAGCGGACTGGCCATCGTGGGCGCGTACGTGCTGGCCGGGGAACTGGCGGCGGCCGGCGGCGACCACCGGGTGGCGTTCCGGAAGTACGAGGAGGCGTTCCACGGCTATGCCAAGGTGGCCAGGCAGGGCGGTGCCGGCCGTTTCCTCGCCCCGGCGACGCGGAGAGGGATCAGGATGCGGAACCGGCTGTTCAAGAACAGGTTCCTGTTCCAGGCGATGATGAGGCTCACCGACAGGTTCGCCACGGACATCGAGCTCAAGGACTACACGGCGACGTCGTTCGCCGGGTCCTCGGCCTCCGCCGACGCCGGAAATCGCGGCGGGGAGTCCGAAGCGCGCGTCACGACCGGTCTCCTGGACGAGCGAACGGCGACTCCCCCGCAGCCGAAGACGGATTCCGTCATCGACGGCGACTGA
- a CDS encoding carbohydrate ABC transporter permease: MSAPKGVSELSPPAGERPGDAAASRAATKEAGTPDRRRRRERRRGWVTITLFLLPALVLFCLLVLAPIVIAAYTSLFKWNGLGGLPTDFVGLDNFVRLFEDKVFLGDLQRGLILIVLSLVIQLPLALAIALLLNQRMRGRALYRVVFFAPYVLSEVITAVLFTMVFSPTRGLANHILSLVGLDNLAATWLADPSLVLYSLFLVMTWKYFGFHMILYLAGRQGIPKELTEAAEIDGASGWKAFWYVTLPLLGPTIRISVFLAVIGAIQLFDLVWVLTEGGPIHGSETMAVTMFQQGFKRYQVGYANAISVVMVLISLVFALGYQRYVLRRDTEGAITVMRDQR; encoded by the coding sequence ATGAGTGCACCGAAAGGCGTGTCCGAGCTCAGCCCCCCGGCCGGCGAGCGGCCGGGGGACGCGGCGGCGTCCCGCGCGGCCACGAAGGAGGCGGGCACGCCCGATCGGCGCCGGCGGCGCGAACGGCGCCGCGGCTGGGTGACGATCACGCTGTTCCTGCTCCCGGCACTGGTGCTGTTCTGCCTGCTGGTCCTCGCGCCGATCGTCATCGCCGCCTACACCAGCCTGTTCAAGTGGAACGGGCTGGGCGGCCTGCCGACCGACTTCGTGGGGCTGGACAACTTCGTCCGGCTCTTCGAGGACAAGGTCTTCCTCGGCGACCTCCAGCGCGGCCTGATCCTGATCGTCCTCTCCCTGGTGATCCAGCTGCCGCTGGCCCTCGCCATCGCGTTGCTGCTCAACCAGCGCATGCGCGGCCGTGCACTGTACCGGGTGGTGTTCTTCGCGCCCTACGTCCTGTCCGAGGTCATCACGGCCGTCCTGTTCACGATGGTCTTCTCGCCCACCCGGGGCCTGGCGAACCACATCCTGAGCCTGGTCGGACTGGACAACCTGGCGGCGACCTGGCTCGCGGACCCGTCCCTGGTCCTGTACTCGCTGTTCCTCGTCATGACCTGGAAGTACTTCGGCTTCCACATGATCCTCTACCTGGCGGGGCGGCAGGGCATCCCCAAGGAGCTGACCGAGGCGGCCGAGATCGACGGGGCGAGCGGCTGGAAGGCGTTCTGGTACGTCACCCTGCCGCTGCTCGGGCCGACGATCCGCATCAGCGTCTTCCTGGCCGTCATCGGGGCGATCCAGCTCTTCGACCTGGTGTGGGTGCTCACCGAGGGAGGACCCATCCACGGCTCCGAGACCATGGCCGTGACGATGTTCCAGCAGGGTTTCAAGCGCTACCAGGTCGGCTACGCCAACGCGATCAGCGTGGTGATGGTCCTCATCAGCCTCGTCTTCGCGCTGGGCTACCAGCGATACGTCCTGCGCCGTGACACCGAAGGAGCGATCACCGTTATGCGAGACCAGCGATGA
- a CDS encoding GntR family transcriptional regulator, translating into MAVINLQLDPGSGVATYLQLVHQVKHALRLGVLMPGDQLPTIKEVVADLAINPNTVAKAYRELEREGLVVGRPGLGTFVQRSLGGGSTADHTRLRRDLARWLRDCREAGLDPDDMEALFTSMLSDSLREETA; encoded by the coding sequence ATGGCGGTGATCAACCTTCAGCTCGACCCGGGCTCCGGTGTGGCGACCTATCTGCAGCTGGTGCATCAGGTCAAACACGCCCTGCGGCTCGGTGTGCTCATGCCGGGCGATCAGCTGCCGACGATCAAAGAGGTCGTCGCCGACCTCGCGATCAATCCGAACACGGTGGCCAAGGCCTACCGCGAGCTGGAACGCGAGGGCCTGGTCGTCGGCCGGCCCGGGCTGGGCACGTTCGTGCAGCGATCCCTGGGCGGCGGGTCCACGGCCGATCACACCCGGCTGCGCCGTGATCTCGCCCGGTGGCTGCGCGACTGTCGTGAGGCGGGGCTCGACCCGGACGACATGGAGGCGTTGTTCACCTCGATGCTCAGCGATTCCCTCCGGGAGGAGACCGCATGA
- a CDS encoding ABC transporter ATP-binding protein — protein sequence MTADRTVRLFGDGSGEFAAPAQGPAALESTGLTKRYRGTWALRDCSLSVPAGRVVALVGPNGAGKSTFLHLAVGLITPTRGSVRVFGEPVGQRAAALARVAFLAQDKPLYDGFTVAEMLRFGHHLNPGWDDALARQRLAELNIPLNRRIGKLSGGQQAQVALTVAVAKRPDLLVMDEPLANLDPVARHDVMRSLMAAVAETRMTVVLSSHVVSDLDGTCDWLVVLNRGQVQVSGDIDELLTAHRMLSGPAGSADAMAARMPVISDSRSERQAALLVRTGPGAPSHDPRWSARGVSLEELVLAYLRRPDATSLPRPALTGY from the coding sequence ATGACAGCGGATCGGACGGTACGGCTGTTCGGCGACGGATCCGGTGAGTTCGCCGCCCCCGCGCAGGGCCCGGCGGCCCTGGAGTCCACGGGACTCACCAAGCGGTACCGGGGCACGTGGGCGTTGCGCGACTGCTCGTTGTCCGTCCCCGCCGGCCGGGTGGTCGCGCTCGTCGGACCGAACGGCGCGGGCAAGTCCACATTCCTGCACCTGGCCGTCGGTCTGATCACACCCACTCGTGGAAGCGTGCGCGTCTTCGGCGAACCGGTCGGGCAACGGGCGGCCGCCCTCGCGCGGGTGGCGTTCCTGGCTCAGGACAAACCCCTCTACGATGGCTTCACCGTCGCCGAGATGCTCCGCTTCGGACACCATCTCAATCCGGGCTGGGACGACGCCCTGGCCCGGCAGCGGCTGGCGGAGCTGAACATCCCGTTGAACCGCAGGATCGGCAAGCTCTCCGGAGGTCAGCAGGCACAGGTGGCGCTGACCGTCGCCGTGGCCAAGCGGCCGGATCTGCTGGTCATGGACGAGCCGCTGGCCAACCTCGACCCGGTGGCCCGGCACGACGTCATGCGCTCCCTGATGGCGGCGGTGGCCGAGACGCGGATGACCGTCGTGCTCTCCTCCCATGTGGTGTCCGACCTGGACGGCACCTGCGACTGGCTGGTCGTGCTCAACCGCGGCCAGGTCCAGGTCAGCGGCGACATCGACGAGCTGCTCACCGCTCACCGGATGCTGTCCGGCCCGGCCGGGTCCGCCGACGCGATGGCGGCCCGGATGCCGGTGATCAGCGACAGCCGTAGCGAACGGCAGGCCGCCCTGCTGGTGCGCACCGGCCCGGGGGCGCCGTCGCACGACCCCCGATGGAGCGCCCGCGGCGTGAGCCTGGAGGAGCTGGTACTGGCCTACCTGCGCCGTCCCGACGCCACCTCGCTGCCTCGTCCGGCCCTGACCGGTTACTGA